CCCCCCCCCGGCCTTCGGCCGATGGGAGACTGCCCGGCGCGGGGCGCCGGGCACGGCAACCGCCGGCGCGGAGCGCCGGCTAAACCTGCTGCACTCTATTTCTGTTGTGCCACTTATGATTACCGTTGTCGGTGGGCATTATTCGCTCGGCTTCGCCGAGCTCCGCCCTAATGCTGACTTCTGTTGCCGCACAGCCTATTTCGTAGCTCAGCCTAATCGGCTTCGCCGTAGCCGTGATATCCATTGTGCTGCACCATAATTAAACATTACCGGATCCTCGGTTGCTGAGCAACCGAGGATCTTTACCGCATCTCTGAATGCTTCTGCACTACAATTCTTTTCAAGCGTTACCGCTGAAAACCCGCAATTCATCAACTAAGCACAACGTACACGGAATGAGGGGATGGGGCGTTCACCGCCCCACCCCGACATCCCAGCGACACCTCGACACGACACACCCGCCGCCGACGTCCGTCGGGCCGGGTGTCTGTCCCAAACCATTCCGTCACCGCGTCCAGTAGTTCCACGGCTGAGTGTTCGATATCTTCACGTACGTCGGCGTTGCGCTCGTCATGAGAGCGATAGGCCGCTTCGCTGTAGTCGCTTCGCTCACAGTCATCCGGACACCTCTCATCACACCCATGCATCACATGGATACGACTCAAATCGGCGCGCAAGCACGCCGACGCCTCCGCGATGCTCGCTGGAATATCCACCATCACCACGTTCCGTCCATCGCCGCATCGACGAACTTAGCCAATGGCTCACCATTGACCAGACCCGCCGAAGACAACATCTCCGTTGCCACCACTCGAATCTCACTTGGCTCAATGCCAGCGGTTAATGCCCTGTCCAGCAGTCTCGCCAGGGTGTGCGATGAATCCACTTCCAAAGCGGCGTCCAACGCCACGCGCGCCAGGACACCATCGCCACGCACATACACGCTCACCGCTAACAGCACTAGTGCCTCGACCCTCCAGCGGCCCGGCAGCGAACGCACCAACGCCCACCACAGCGCCTCCATCTCATCCGAGGCAGCCGACGCAGCCAACGCCGCCATGGCATCGCGCGCCGACCGATCTACCAGCATGGCGGCAACCTGTGCCAATTCCCCCTCGGCGACCAAAAACCCGCGCGCTACGCGTCGAGCCACAGCTATAGCCTCGGCAACACCCACGCCATCAGGGCCGACGTTGCCAAGCAGCACCTCGAAGTGCGCTACCCGACCGGCGTCGACTGTCACCAGCTCCTCGATCTCGCGGCGCGACCCGAAAATGTACCGCCCTGACACCGCCGCAGCGATACCCCACTTTGACTCCGCCGGGTCACCCAAGACTCCACCGACCCCGCCCCGATCAAGGCACCGCCAACGACCGCCCTCAGTCAAACGATCCACCACGTACGCGGCCACCAGCTTTCCGGCACAACGACACAACACCTCGGCCAACGCTGCCGCCGTAGCCGCAAACTCCTTTTCGCAGAGCGCACAGTTCGCGCCATCCTCGGAAACAAACAACGCCACCAACGGCACCCCAGCAGCCGCTACAGCCGCAATCTCGCCCAGCGCGCCCGCTCTGCTAATCATGTCCAGATCGACACGCATCACAGCACCTGCCCCAGCAACGGCAGGCATCACCACCAACGAGCGCTCCGGGACAAACCCCAATACCGGCGCCACGCTTTCGATCAACTCCGAAACAGCCTCAACATCGAACATCACGGACCTCAATTCCGACCTGTAGAACACCCCAACGGCGTCCTTACCGACATTCCAAAAATACACCCACCCACCGACAAATACGCCATCAAACCTGCTGTCTCACAATCAGAGTCGCGACCATCCTGTTCTAGCCTTGTCCCCGCCCGTATGAGGGGCAAGGCTAGACGCTAGGGGGGCTTGGCCCTTGCGCTTCGGCCTGCGGCGCCCACATGAAGGGTGGCGGCGGCGGCCCAACCACCCACCCGTTTAGAGCGCTGCCAACACCGCCAGGGCGTGCTCGGCTTCTGCATCTGTCTTTGCCAACTCCGTCAGCATCGGTGCAGTAGCGCAATCAGCAAGTAGCGTCAGGTGCGCGCGGTGCCGAGAC
This sequence is a window from Mycobacterium paragordonae. Protein-coding genes within it:
- a CDS encoding DUF4192 domain-containing protein, with protein sequence MFDVEAVSELIESVAPVLGFVPERSLVVMPAVAGAGAVMRVDLDMISRAGALGEIAAVAAAGVPLVALFVSEDGANCALCEKEFAATAAALAEVLCRCAGKLVAAYVVDRLTEGGRWRCLDRGGVGGVLGDPAESKWGIAAAVSGRYIFGSRREIEELVTVDAGRVAHFEVLLGNVGPDGVGVAEAIAVARRVARGFLVAEGELAQVAAMLVDRSARDAMAALAASAASDEMEALWWALVRSLPGRWRVEALVLLAVSVYVRGDGVLARVALDAALEVDSSHTLARLLDRALTAGIEPSEIRVVATEMLSSAGLVNGEPLAKFVDAAMDGTW